A window of Flammeovirga kamogawensis genomic DNA:
AGGCTTGGTCTCATTTAAATAATAATTGGAAAAAAACACTACTTCCTTTTTATGATAAAGCTAAATTTATGCTTGGAACCATCCCTTTTACAGATCTTCATACAGAAGATATGCTACTAAAGGAGATTGCGACAGAAATGGGGAAAGAAGATTCTTTTGGTGGTGTAAATGTTGGTGTCTATTATGGTGATGAGAATGCTGAAGTAGACCCTTACTTTAATGGATTAGGACCTAAAAGGAAAGGATGTATTAAGTGTGCTGGCTGTATGCTTGGTTGTAGATATAATGCAAAAAATACTTTAGATAAGAATTACCTCTTTTTTGCAGAAAAATTTGGTGCTGAAATTTTACCTGAAACGATTGCTACAGGAATACATTATCAAAATAAGGAGTACTTAATTGATGTTCAATCGAGCACATCTTGGTTTAATAAAAATAAAAGAACAATTAAAGCAAAAGGATTAATTGTAAGTGCGGGTGTTATAGGCACAATGAAGTTGTTACTTAAAGAAAAGTTTGAAAGTAAAAATTTAAATAAATTATCAGATCAATTAGGTAATGCAATTAGAACCAATTCTGAAATGCTTTGTGGAATTTCGAATGCAGACAGGGCTTTAAATAATTCTGTTGCAATAAGTTCTTATTTTAATGCTGATGAAAATACTCATATAGAAGTAGTTAAGTATAATACTAATTCTGGTGCAATGGGTAGAATGTCCGCATTAGCAACAGGTCCTGCAAAGACAGGAGTAAGGGCTGTAAAATTAGTTGGAAATATACTATCGAATCCTTATGACTTCTTAAGAAGTACTTTTAAAATCAGAAATTGGGGTAAGAATTCAATTATTCTTTTAGTAATGCAATCTTTAGAAGAGAGCTTAAAATTAGAATGGAAAAAAGGTTTATTTGGTGGTTCAATCCGTTTTGATCCTAAAGAAAGTAATGCTGTTCCTGCTTATATAGATATAGGTCAGAAAGTTTTACATAGATATGCAGAAAAAGTAAAAGGTGTACCTTTAAATGCAGGTTCAGAAATTTTATTAAATACCCCTATGACAGCTCATATTTTAGGAGGTTGTAAAATGGGTAGTACTCCTGAAGAGGGTGTTGTTAAAAACACTTTTGAGGTACATAATTATCCTAATATGTATGTTTTAGATGGTTCTATAATACCATGTAACTTAGGAGTTAATCCAAGTTTAACGATTACTTCCTTAAGTGAATATGCCATGTCTTTGATTCCAGATAAAAAAGGGAATCAAAATATAAAATTAGAAGATCAACTTTTAGCAAAACAGGTGAAGGCATAATAAAAAAGGATGAAAGCATTTCTAAACTTTCATCCTTTTTTTTATTCGAATTTCGTTGAAACTCTTTGAATATGACTTAATGTATGTGTCAATTTTCCTTCACGATTACTAAATATTCCTTCTTTGGTTAAGTTATCTTCTCTTACAAAATGAGAAGCATGTATAATCTTTCCTTTTCCAGAAATAATACCTACGTGAGTTATTCTTCCTTTTTCATTATTAAAGAAGGCAAGATCGCCAACTTTGGATCTAGATAATGCAACTTTTTTTCCAATTTCAGCTTGTTGATAAGCATCCCTAGGTAACGATATGCCATGAGCACCCATAACAGCTTGCGATAACCCAGAACAATCAATTCCAAAAATAGATCTACCTCCCCATAAGTAAGGTACGCCTAAGTATTTACTTGCTGTATCTACAGGGTTCTCATTATTTAAAGAAGGTAATATACTGTGTAATTTGGCGTATTTTAATTGCATTTCATCACACTTATCATAATGGAATGGGAGTGTAGAACCAACAGATAAATGAATAGTTTTTTGATTATCGAATATTGGGTAAATTAAACGAGTAACAATAGGATGTTCTTCTGATAAATATCTTTGTGCATATTCATTAGAAACATCAGAATGTTGCCCATAAGTAATCCAACCTTCGTAATCATCTTTAATCATTTTAATTTTTATCCACTCTTTAGATCTATTAAATGATAATATTTGATACAATTCTCCATACAGTAATTGTGAAATCATTTCTGAAGAGTGGGCAGCTTTTCCTCTAACTGCTAAAGTGCTATATATACAGAGTCCAAATTTTGGCTTCATTTTCTATTCTGTTTTAGTTTTACCTCCTGTAAAACTTATGCTTGCTGTAATACTAAAATTACTAGAAGTTTTTTTTAAATCAATAAGGGTATTCTGATAATTACTTTCTAAGTAGTAATAATTTAAGATTACTTCTAAAGAAATTCTTTTCATCCAAAAATTTCCAAAACCGACTCCTACACCATAAACGTTAGCAAATCCATCAAATTTAGAAACATTTTCGTTTACTACATATGAAAGTTCTGTTTTGCTTCTCGTATATGATGCTTCTCCAAAAAGACCATTCTTGAGGTATTGTCGTATTTTTGGTCCTCCACCTAAAAAAGATTCTGAATTCTTATTACTATAACTAAAGGAAACAGTTCTTATTCCTCCGTGAAGGTATCCACTTAATAATAGTTTATCAAAAAGGAAATACCCCGCATAAATCCCTCCAAAAGCATCAATTAGAACTTGACTATTGGTGAAATTTAGGTTCTGGTTTTGATAAGCGATACCAAGTCCATAACCAAAACCAACATTCCATTGTCCTTTACTAGTTTGAAACAAAAAATGTTCTTTTTCATCTGTATGCATTTCTTTATTTTCATCCTCTTCATTTTCTTGAGCATGACTAAAGTGCACAGTACCAGAGTACAGTGAAATAATAAAAAAGAATAATGCTATTTTT
This region includes:
- a CDS encoding porin family protein yields the protein MSFKQKIALFFFIISLYSGTVHFSHAQENEEDENKEMHTDEKEHFLFQTSKGQWNVGFGYGLGIAYQNQNLNFTNSQVLIDAFGGIYAGYFLFDKLLLSGYLHGGIRTVSFSYSNKNSESFLGGGPKIRQYLKNGLFGEASYTRSKTELSYVVNENVSKFDGFANVYGVGVGFGNFWMKRISLEVILNYYYLESNYQNTLIDLKKTSSNFSITASISFTGGKTKTE
- a CDS encoding GMC oxidoreductase encodes the protein MNSSTEYDYVIIGSGFGGSVSAMRLSEKGYKVLVIEKGKKLNSENVPKTDWNIPKFLWAPFIKCFGPQSLTFFKEVFILGGVGVGGGSNVYGNTHMFPSDKFFNNKAWSHLNNNWKKTLLPFYDKAKFMLGTIPFTDLHTEDMLLKEIATEMGKEDSFGGVNVGVYYGDENAEVDPYFNGLGPKRKGCIKCAGCMLGCRYNAKNTLDKNYLFFAEKFGAEILPETIATGIHYQNKEYLIDVQSSTSWFNKNKRTIKAKGLIVSAGVIGTMKLLLKEKFESKNLNKLSDQLGNAIRTNSEMLCGISNADRALNNSVAISSYFNADENTHIEVVKYNTNSGAMGRMSALATGPAKTGVRAVKLVGNILSNPYDFLRSTFKIRNWGKNSIILLVMQSLEESLKLEWKKGLFGGSIRFDPKESNAVPAYIDIGQKVLHRYAEKVKGVPLNAGSEILLNTPMTAHILGGCKMGSTPEEGVVKNTFEVHNYPNMYVLDGSIIPCNLGVNPSLTITSLSEYAMSLIPDKKGNQNIKLEDQLLAKQVKA
- a CDS encoding C40 family peptidase; translated protein: MKPKFGLCIYSTLAVRGKAAHSSEMISQLLYGELYQILSFNRSKEWIKIKMIKDDYEGWITYGQHSDVSNEYAQRYLSEEHPIVTRLIYPIFDNQKTIHLSVGSTLPFHYDKCDEMQLKYAKLHSILPSLNNENPVDTASKYLGVPYLWGGRSIFGIDCSGLSQAVMGAHGISLPRDAYQQAEIGKKVALSRSKVGDLAFFNNEKGRITHVGIISGKGKIIHASHFVREDNLTKEGIFSNREGKLTHTLSHIQRVSTKFE